The genome window AATTTTGGTTGTTTTGGTTTCTTCATTGAGATCACCTTTTACTACACATTTCTATGGCAGGCACCAGGCTTGAACGTCATCACTGAATACATAATTGGGTACATCTACCCAGGATACCCAGTTGCTAATATGTGTTTTAAGGTGTATGGCTACATAAGTATGTCACAAGCCGTCACATTTTTGCAAGACTTCAAGCTTGGCCACTACATGAAAATTCCTCCAAGAACTATGTTTATGGCTCAGGTACATTTTCTAGTCCGAATTTACGAGAGATTCTATCATGCAACCAAAGTTATATTATCATGTTTCTATATCTCCCATCAAATGATTAGATCACATTCACATAACGAGAGATAAAAAACATGTGGATATATATACGTTGGTTGACCCAAACATCTCCCCTAATGTACCCTTTCACCTCTCAGGTTGTGGGAACCCTAATAGCAGCCATAGTCTACTTAAGCACAGCTTGGTGGCTAATGGAAACCATCCCAGACATATGTGAGGACACGACATCAGTGTGGACTTGCCCGAGCGACACAGTGTTTTATGATGCCTCGGTCATATGGGGATTGATTGGTCCTAGAAGAATATTTGGTGACTTGGGCACGTATGAGGCAGTCAACTGGTTCTTCCTAGTTGGTGCAGTTGCCCCTATTTTTGTATGGCTAGCTACCAAGGCCTTCCCACGACAAGAGTGGATTAGGCTCATCAACATGCCAGTCTTCATGGGAGCGACAAGCTCAATGCCGCCAGCTACGGCGGTGAACTACACTTCTTGGAtcattttagggtttttgtctGGTTTTGTAGTGTATAGGTATAGGCCAGATTGGTGGAAGCGCCACAATTATGTTCTATCTGGGGCACTTGACGCAGGACTTGCCTTCATGGGGGTACTTTTGTATTTTAGTTTGGGGTTGGAGGACATTAGTCTTAGCTGGTGGGGGAATGACCTTGATGGTTGTCCCCTGGCTACTTGCCCTACGGCCAAGGGAGTGGTTGTGGAGGGTTGCCCTATTTACACATAGAGGGAATTGTAAATTGTATATATAAgtcatttttgtttctttcttaaataaTTGCACTAGTTGGATAGAAAATGATGAATAAATTTCAATCGATTGTTTATATTCCTGATTTGTAAAAAATGATGAAACGATGTAGTTCGGAGTCTTACTTACGTAAAGATCTGATAGTGTATAAATACAAAAGTAGAGTTCATGTTCCTTGTGAAAATAAAATGCACGATCATCCATCTAGTTGAGCTGATTCCTATTAACAAGCAAAATTTGACATTTTATAAATCATCTTATGAGGTGGTTTGTGAAAATTACTGTGTTTGTTTGATACATCACTTATAGAATGAGTAGGCTCCGTAATTACCTAAAAACACTTTGATCCAAGTCCAAAAATTTAAGCTACTTTTTAATTTATtcgagttttttttatttttcaactttaattaaatttcttGATTTATGAAtatttacttaaaaaaaattatttgaatatttaaatATGAAAATCTAACCACTTTCacgaaaatagttttaaaaaattcaaatatgtaCATGTAACTTGTGATATAAGTAtctatgaaaataaataaaaaaaattaatttactatCATCCATAAAAATAGTTCTAAGAAATTTCATCTTCCATATGTTTAAAAATTCAGATGAATGTATATGCTGATATATAATAGACCTACAACTtagcttagttttttttttttttttgaacaaatgatattatctacactaaggtggAGGGATGGGTTAAacctcacaatagactagcaataacGTGGTTCAAATTCTCTTTTGGCCAGAATAGAACTTAGgactctcacttacaagtgaagaagaataccactaaatcatagtactaagtgacacaATTTAGCTATGTTAACACAACTAACCTGTGATGGAGGTAGAAGAAAAAATTGAGATACGAATTAGGAGCAGTAAAAgggataaaaaaatatttaattctAAATTTGAATAAAAGATAAACTTATAAATAAGGATGACAATTATCAGAATTTATCAAaagagtaattaaaaaaaatgctgATGCGGATAATCAGTAAATAGACGTAACATAATAATGACTCATAAAATTGGACTTAATTCAAGTTTACAACATGGTTAGCCACGTCAGCAGACACCTTACTTAGTTCTGTCGGACTAAGTGGGCTGACCGGGCCCGATGGCCTAAATTTGAAAGCAAGGTCCAACCCTCGGCCCAGACGAATGAGCCCACTTGGCCCGGCCTCGCCAATACAAAGACCATCCGCTGTTCCCAGAGACAGGGATACGTTAGTTTGCTTCAGCTGCTTCATCTTCTAAAACCTCACTCAAATCTCAGTCGCTCGCACAGAGAAAACCACAACAAATCCATAGCACCAGCACCAGCACCAGCAATGGAGACCCAATCGGAAGGCGGAGGAGACAAATCTATAGCCAGCATCCGAACCATGGCTCAACAGCTCGAAGCTCGAATAGAGTCTCAACGCACCACCCAGCTCGAACTCCTCTCGTACCTCCAATCCCAAATCGGCCCCACCATCGTCCCCACCATTGATCTCTCTCTCAAGGTTCTCTCCGCCTTCAACGACCGCCCTTTTACTCCCACGCCTCCTCTTCCCGACCCCAAACCAAACCCCAGAAAGCCGATCGAACCCACTCTCCCTTCGACCCCAGAACCCCACCGCAGCCGTCTCCCGTCCCCTGAGCCGAAACCCACTAACCCAATTGACCAAAGCCCGAAGCTTTCTTTGAAACCGGAGAATTCGGAGCCGACCCCCCAAGCAGAACCGGAGAAATTCAGCCCCATTGATGAGATGGGGAACCCGTTGTCACTGGTTCGGGCTATGGTGGCGGTTTGCTTACTTGAAATAGTGCCCTTTTCGCGAATTGACTCGTCAGCAGTGTTGAGGAAGCTTGAGGGCGACCAGAAAGCGACTGAGGAGGAGAAGGCAGCCTTGCGTGAGATGGGAGGAGAGTCCGGGGCGATATTGGCGGTGGAGATGGCGTTGAGGTCAATGGCGGAGGAGAACGGTGGTGTGGAGTTGGAGTTTGTGGTGGGTGGTAAGTCGAGGGTTGTCGTTTTGGGGATTGACCGGACTCGGCTGATGAAGGAATTGCCAGAAAGCAAGCAGTTTCATAGTCGAGATTTGAATTCAGGAGTTGGGAATGGGAGTTTGAGTCAGAATCAGCAGCAAGTGGTGACTAGCGGCAGCGATGGTAACGGAGGTGGAGTGTTTGGGATGGGAGGCCCTAGTTCAAGGCCAATGCAGGACATGTGGATGAACCCTAATGATGCTCATATGGCCAGTTTTCCGCCTATGTTTCCTGGGAGTGGACAGCCGGGTTCATTTACGGGTCCAAGGGGTGCTCCTAATCCTAGAGTTATGGGCATGATGGGAATGCCTAGAGGGATGGGTGGTGTTCCTCCAATGCATAGAGCTAGTAGTATGGGGCCGAATGCAACAATGGATGGCCCCAATTCGATGTCACATAAGCCGCGGAGTGAAGAGGAGGAACTGAAGGATGTTGAGGCACTGTTGAATAAGAAGACTTATAGGGAGTTGCAGAAGTCAAAAACTGGTGAGGAGATTTTGGACCTCATTCACCGGCCAACTGCGAAGGAGACTGCTGTAGCTGCCAAGGTTTGTCAATGTCAatgtttttatttgtattgcTATCTTAATATATTAATGGTTTTATCTGTCAAAGACTACTCGATCAAACCTGAAAATCTGCTATGTGTAAAAACTATTACCTGTCTGTTAACTAAACAATGAGTAGgctcgcgctaaagctagggcgtcacccgtaagtggcgcgctgtgtggcccgagaacagtgataagtgagcaagggtcgctgtatctccatcggcacccggatgcagtgttaaatgagcaagggggccatagaaacttcttttcgaacgactccactcaaagttgtttgggagcatatgctcatatcaactttacccgggacacacaaaagaatgaGTAGgctcgcgctaaagctagggcgtcacccgtaagtggcgcgctgtgtggcccgagaacagtgataagtgagcaagggtcgctgtatctccatcggcacccggatgcagtgttaaatgagcaagggggccatagaaacttcttttcgaacgactccactcaaagttgtttgggagcatatgctcatatcaactttacccgggacacacaaaagaagtactttgatccta of Malus sylvestris chromosome 6, drMalSylv7.2, whole genome shotgun sequence contains these proteins:
- the LOC126625127 gene encoding N6-adenosine-methyltransferase MT-A70-like, which gives rise to METQSEGGGDKSIASIRTMAQQLEARIESQRTTQLELLSYLQSQIGPTIVPTIDLSLKVLSAFNDRPFTPTPPLPDPKPNPRKPIEPTLPSTPEPHRSRLPSPEPKPTNPIDQSPKLSLKPENSEPTPQAEPEKFSPIDEMGNPLSLVRAMVAVCLLEIVPFSRIDSSAVLRKLEGDQKATEEEKAALREMGGESGAILAVEMALRSMAEENGGVELEFVVGGKSRVVVLGIDRTRLMKELPESKQFHSRDLNSGVGNGSLSQNQQQVVTSGSDGNGGGVFGMGGPSSRPMQDMWMNPNDAHMASFPPMFPGSGQPGSFTGPRGAPNPRVMGMMGMPRGMGGVPPMHRASSMGPNATMDGPNSMSHKPRSEEEELKDVEALLNKKTYRELQKSKTGEEILDLIHRPTAKETAVAAKFKTKGGSQLKEYCSSLTKEDCRRQSNSMLACEKVHFRRIIALHTDVNLGDCSFLDTCRHMKTCKYVHYELDPTPDVSHMMMGPPALAPPRQLRPQRAEYCSEVELGQPQWINCDIRNFRMDILGQFGVIMADPPWDIHMELPYGTMADDEMRNLNVPALQTDGLIFLWVTGRAMELGRECLEFWGYKRIEEIIWVKTNQLQRIIRTGRTGHWLNHSKEHCLVGIKGEPLVNRNIDTDVIVAEVRETSRKPDEMYPLLERVSPRTRKLELFARMHNTHAGWMSLGNQLSGVRLVDEGLRARFKAAYPEVEVQPASPPRPSAMEVDSNAAQIRSPFSEPAAPEAPYAASEVKPSPMDVEMAG